A stretch of DNA from Thermococcus sp.:
CGGTGTTGTTGACGTTAACTATGAGGTGGAAGGTTCCCCCGGGAGGAACCGCCGTTTTGTCGATCGAGAACTTAACCTCGGCCGGGGGCTTGAAGAGGCAACCCGAGGCCAGCACCATGAGAACCAGCAAAAGGGGGAGCATCTTCCTCATGCCCATCTTCCAAACCCTTTAAAGCCCGAACCGTTAATAAGCTTTGGGTGGTCGGATGATAACGCTCACGACGGACTTTGGCCTGAAAGGCCCCTACGTCGGCGAGATGAAGGTGGCTATGCTTAGGGTTAATCCCGAGGCAAGGTTTATTGATGTTACCCACGCGATAACGCGACACTCCGTCGTTGAAGGCTCTTTCGTGATGGAGCAGGTCGTTAAGTACTCGCCCGCTGGAACAGTCCACGTTGGAGTGATTGATCCGGGCGTTGGAACCGGGAGGAGGGCTGTAATCATAGAAGGTGAGCAGTGGTTGGTTGTTCCAGACAACGGCCTAGTAACCCTCCCCCTCAAGCACATAAAGCCTAGAAAGGCCTGGGAGATAGACCTTGAGAGGATTAGGCGCTTCACGGGCTGGAGGATAAGCTCGACCTTCCATGGCAGGGACGTCTTCGGGCCGGCCGGGGCGCTGATAGAGAAAGGGGTCTCTCCAGCAGAGTTCGCAAGTGAAATTCCCCTCGATTCCCTCGTTAGGCTCGATTTGGAACCGAAGAAAGAGAAAGACCTCTGGTTTCTGAAGGTGATTTACGTTGACGACTTCGGGAACGTTATACTG
This window harbors:
- a CDS encoding S-adenosyl-l-methionine hydroxide adenosyltransferase family protein encodes the protein MITLTTDFGLKGPYVGEMKVAMLRVNPEARFIDVTHAITRHSVVEGSFVMEQVVKYSPAGTVHVGVIDPGVGTGRRAVIIEGEQWLVVPDNGLVTLPLKHIKPRKAWEIDLERIRRFTGWRISSTFHGRDVFGPAGALIEKGVSPAEFASEIPLDSLVRLDLEPKKEKDLWFLKVIYVDDFGNVILNLEDYERPRAVELPDFGLRIPYLDTYGQVKPGELLALPGSHDYLEIAVNQGSAAEKLGLKVGDEVRVRLVQKS